In a single window of the Rhodamnia argentea isolate NSW1041297 chromosome 2, ASM2092103v1, whole genome shotgun sequence genome:
- the LOC125313647 gene encoding uncharacterized protein LOC125313647, with product MAQNYPDVFPQELSGFPPEREVEFVIELALGTESISKAPYGMSLSELKELKLNQVIIKNKYPLLRIDDLFDQRKESRVFSKIDLRMGYHQLRIKKEDMSKTAFHTRYGHYEFTVMLFGSTNAPATFLDMMHRVFGEFLDRFIIVFIDDILVYSNSLEEHECSLNIVLRTLREHYLYAKFSKCEFLLNQANKVADALSRKSSIAHLMVKEWIPLEELRDSEFKFEVYHLSSLLATLRIEPESRMKVDLAKEVAKCLTCQQVKAQHYFKGSWEEQLHPVDFVYNNSYQQSIGMAPFEALYGRARRTLVHNVFHVSMLRKYEPDPTHMLDYEVVDVDERVFYLKRPMRIEDRTTSSEEQDNSTGQGDSGAPWNGKSNLGE from the exons ATGGCACAAaattatcccgatgtctttcctcaagaattgtcgGGATTCCCACCTGAAAGGGAAGTGGAGTTTGTAATTGAGTTAGCCCTTGGAACGGAATCGATTTCTAAGGCACCCTACGGAATGTCCCTATcggagttgaaggaattgaag TTGAATCAAGTaatcatcaagaacaagtatccattgctaaggatagatgacttgtttgATCAACGCAAGGAGTCTCGAGTGTTCTCCAAGATCGACTTGAGGATGGGCTACCATCAAttaaggattaagaaggaggacatgTCGAAGACCGCTTTCCATACAAGATATGGACATTACGAGTTTACGGTTATGCTGTTTGGATCAACTAACGCCCCAGCTACCTttttggatatgatgcatcgggtattcggagaattcttggatcggttcATCATCGTGTTCATCGATGATATATTGGTGTATTCAAATAGCCTGGAGGAACATGAGTGCAGTTTGAATATTGTTCTACGGACCTTGAGAGAACACTATTTGTATGCTAAGTTTAGCAAGTGCGAGTTCTTGCTCAACCaa gctaataaagtagcggatgctcttagTCGGAAATCAAGCATCgcgcatttgatggttaaaGAGTGGATTCCGCTTGAAGAATTAAGGGATTCAGAGTTTAAGTTTGAGGTTTATCACCTCTCAAGTTTGCTAGCTACCTTGAGGATTGAACCCGAGTCCAG GATGAAAGTGGACTTGGCTAAGGAAGTGGCCAAGTGCTTGACATGTCAACaggtgaaggcacaacatt attttaaagggagTTGGGAGGAACAGTTACATCCGGTCGATTTTGTCTACAATAATAGCTACCAGCAAAGTAttggaatggcaccatttgaggcgtTGTATGGCAGAGCTCGCAGAACTCTG GTTCACAACGTCTTCCATGTAtccatgttgaggaagtacgagccggacccaACCCATATGCTGGATTATGAAGTTGTGGACGTGGATGAAAGAGTATTTTACTTGAAGAGGCCAATGCGAATAGAAGATAGAACAACAAGTtctgaggaacaagacaattccactggTCAAGGTGATTcgggagcaccatggaacggAAAGAGCAACCTGGGAGAATGA